The proteins below come from a single Fodinicola acaciae genomic window:
- a CDS encoding dihydrofolate reductase family protein has protein sequence MTRRLIESTLVSMDGVVEAPWEWVGEHFDEESREYSMAKLAHCDAFVLGRGAYEKFAGSWGQLHGDPYIDTINAMPKHVVSTTLRETTWNATLLAGDPVEEIRKLKSQPGRDLIKYGTSQLDRTLVRHGLVDEYEFLYLPVIVGKGRRLFSEVDPAEVDLRLVRTTSLKNGTIVATYVPE, from the coding sequence ATGACGCGCAGGTTGATCGAGTCGACGCTGGTGTCGATGGACGGCGTGGTGGAAGCACCGTGGGAATGGGTCGGCGAGCATTTCGATGAGGAGAGCCGTGAGTATTCCATGGCCAAGCTGGCTCACTGCGACGCTTTCGTGCTCGGCCGCGGCGCGTACGAGAAGTTCGCCGGGAGCTGGGGACAGCTGCACGGCGATCCGTACATCGACACGATCAACGCCATGCCCAAACACGTCGTTTCCACGACATTGCGGGAAACCACCTGGAACGCGACGCTGCTGGCCGGCGATCCGGTCGAGGAGATCCGCAAGCTGAAGAGCCAGCCGGGCAGGGACCTGATCAAATACGGCACCAGCCAGCTCGACCGCACGCTCGTCCGGCACGGCTTGGTCGACGAGTACGAGTTTCTCTATCTGCCAGTGATCGTGGGAAAAGGTCGCCGGCTCTTCTCCGAGGTCGATCCGGCCGAGGTCGATTTGCGGTTGGTGCGCACGACATCTCTGAAGAACGGCACGATTGTCGCTACGTACGTGCCAGAGTGA
- a CDS encoding vWA domain-containing protein yields MSSLLRSQASRTVGRSELAHRHADLSTVSPEAGVLDENALSGLDPAEGLALLADLTRAHDRDLRAKARLLATRLALRPAGVAAPRGLGRPQLGLLTDPYAGADLDLDVTLNRLTGIHRPQLDDLVFRGWKRSSSAYLLVVDSSGSVAGERLATAVLTAGALCHRVGAAELAVLAFWSRAVVLQPMAPAASVASLVEKLADLRGGGTTDLALALRAAFDQARIARAARREVLLLTDGVRTEGADPVPIAGTARSLGVRLHVLALTPPSGEEAVGEQTCRALAAAGGGRYAVLSTPHDAPAAVSSVLA; encoded by the coding sequence GTGTCGTCGCTGTTGCGGTCACAGGCATCGCGTACGGTCGGCCGGTCGGAGCTGGCGCATCGCCATGCCGACCTGTCGACGGTGTCGCCGGAAGCCGGTGTGCTGGACGAAAACGCGCTGTCGGGCCTGGATCCGGCCGAGGGTTTGGCTTTGCTGGCCGACCTGACTCGGGCCCACGACCGAGATTTACGTGCCAAGGCACGGCTTCTGGCCACTCGCCTGGCGCTGCGTCCGGCCGGCGTGGCGGCACCGCGTGGACTCGGCCGGCCCCAGCTCGGACTGCTGACCGACCCGTACGCCGGCGCCGACCTCGACCTGGACGTGACGCTCAACCGGCTCACCGGCATCCACCGGCCGCAGCTGGACGACCTGGTTTTCCGTGGCTGGAAACGGAGTTCGTCGGCCTATCTGCTGGTCGTCGACTCGTCCGGCTCGGTCGCCGGCGAGCGGCTGGCGACCGCCGTGCTGACCGCCGGCGCGCTGTGCCACCGGGTCGGTGCGGCCGAGCTTGCGGTGCTCGCTTTTTGGTCCCGTGCCGTGGTTTTGCAGCCGATGGCGCCAGCCGCGTCGGTCGCGTCGCTGGTCGAGAAGCTGGCGGATTTACGTGGTGGCGGCACGACCGACCTCGCGTTGGCTCTGCGGGCGGCCTTTGACCAAGCGCGCATCGCGCGAGCCGCGCGCCGCGAGGTTTTGCTGCTGACCGACGGCGTACGCACCGAAGGCGCCGATCCGGTGCCGATCGCCGGCACGGCGCGGTCTTTGGGCGTACGCCTGCATGTCCTCGCTCTCACACCGCCTTCTGGTGAGGAGGCGGTCGGTGAACAGACCTGCCGTGCTTTGGCCGCCGCCGGCGGTGGCCGATATGCCGTTTTGTCGACGCCGCATGACGCTCCGGCCGCCGTGTCGTCCGTACTCGCCTGA
- a CDS encoding AAA family ATPase translates to MIAAAGDRLVARRREAEVVAAALGAGRNILLEGPPGTGKTTLLTALAAGAGLPLVLVEGNAELTPARLAGHHDPSRVLTEDYHEGNFVPGPLLRAMTGGALLYVEELNRIPEETLNLLLGVLSERQIHLPRVGTVPAEPTFRLIAAMNPYDAIGTTRITPALYDRSCRVAMGYQDEDAELAIVRAETGTDSPLARQAVRAVRATRTHPEIRVPASVRGAIDTVLVARELSAIRDTDDFSLDAALAALTGRITLVDGNGRTAEEVVTEIWEGSSGKA, encoded by the coding sequence ATGATCGCGGCGGCCGGCGACCGCCTTGTCGCCAGGCGCCGCGAGGCCGAGGTGGTCGCGGCCGCGCTCGGCGCCGGCCGCAACATCCTGCTGGAAGGCCCGCCGGGGACCGGCAAGACGACGCTGCTGACCGCGCTGGCGGCCGGCGCCGGGCTGCCGCTCGTGCTGGTGGAAGGCAACGCCGAGCTGACGCCAGCGCGGCTGGCCGGCCACCACGACCCGTCGCGCGTGCTCACCGAGGACTACCACGAAGGAAACTTCGTGCCTGGGCCTCTGCTGCGGGCGATGACCGGCGGCGCGCTGTTGTACGTGGAAGAGCTCAACCGGATCCCGGAGGAGACGCTCAACCTGCTGCTCGGCGTGCTGTCCGAGCGGCAGATCCACCTGCCGCGGGTCGGCACGGTGCCGGCCGAGCCGACCTTCCGGCTGATCGCCGCGATGAACCCGTACGACGCGATCGGCACGACCCGGATCACGCCGGCACTCTATGACCGCTCGTGCCGGGTGGCGATGGGCTACCAGGACGAGGATGCGGAGCTGGCGATCGTACGCGCCGAGACGGGCACCGACTCGCCGCTGGCGCGGCAGGCGGTCCGAGCCGTGCGCGCGACGCGTACGCATCCCGAGATCCGCGTGCCGGCGTCCGTACGCGGCGCGATCGACACCGTGCTGGTCGCGCGCGAGCTTTCCGCGATCCGCGACACCGACGATTTCTCGCTGGATGCCGCGTTGGCGGCGCTGACCGGCCGGATCACGCTGGTCGACGGCAACGGACGGACGGCAGAAGAGGTGGTCACCGAGATCTGGGAAGGCAGCTCGGGAAAAGCCTGA
- a CDS encoding NDMA-dependent alcohol dehydrogenase — translation MKTRAAFVRKAPGQFEVGEVDLGEPRQNELLIKMSAAGLCHSDDHIATGDIPAGVYPMIGGHEGAGVVAGVGPNTPGFSEGDKVVFSFLPSCGRCRWCAAGMQNLCDLGAGLLSGGRPDDPTSFRTTMDGAPVGQMCGLGTFAEHTVVSVDNAVKVDEDLDLSKAVLTGCGVGTGWGSAVNSAAVYPGDTVIVMGVGGIGINAVQGAAHAGAANVIAVDPVAFKREKAQELGATHAAETIEEGAEIARSLTNGQGADSAIVTVGVTKGEHVAGAFAAIRKAGTCVVTGLGNITDVGLPISIGELTLFQKRLQGSLFGASNPKKDILLMLSLYKAGKLKLDELITNTYTLDDINQGYKDMHDGKNIRGVIVF, via the coding sequence ATGAAGACCCGTGCCGCGTTCGTCCGCAAGGCTCCTGGTCAGTTCGAGGTGGGTGAGGTCGACCTCGGCGAGCCGCGGCAGAACGAGCTGCTGATCAAGATGTCGGCCGCCGGCCTGTGCCACAGCGACGACCACATCGCCACCGGTGACATCCCGGCCGGCGTCTATCCGATGATCGGCGGCCACGAGGGAGCCGGCGTGGTCGCCGGTGTCGGCCCGAACACACCCGGCTTCAGCGAAGGCGACAAGGTCGTCTTCTCGTTCCTGCCCAGCTGCGGCCGCTGCCGCTGGTGTGCCGCCGGCATGCAGAACCTCTGCGACCTCGGCGCCGGCCTGCTCTCCGGCGGACGCCCGGACGACCCGACCAGCTTCCGTACGACGATGGACGGCGCGCCGGTCGGCCAGATGTGCGGCCTCGGTACGTTCGCCGAGCACACCGTCGTGTCCGTCGACAACGCGGTGAAGGTGGACGAGGACCTCGACCTGTCCAAGGCCGTACTCACCGGCTGCGGTGTCGGTACGGGCTGGGGGTCGGCGGTCAACTCGGCGGCGGTCTATCCCGGTGACACGGTCATCGTGATGGGCGTCGGCGGCATCGGCATCAACGCCGTACAGGGTGCCGCGCACGCCGGCGCGGCCAACGTCATCGCGGTCGACCCGGTCGCCTTCAAACGGGAGAAGGCACAGGAACTCGGTGCCACGCACGCGGCCGAGACCATCGAGGAGGGCGCCGAGATCGCGCGGTCGCTGACCAACGGCCAGGGCGCCGACTCGGCGATCGTCACCGTCGGCGTCACCAAGGGCGAGCACGTCGCCGGCGCGTTCGCGGCGATCCGCAAGGCCGGAACGTGCGTGGTCACCGGCCTCGGCAACATCACCGACGTCGGCCTGCCGATCAGCATCGGCGAGCTGACGCTCTTCCAGAAGCGGCTGCAGGGGTCGCTGTTCGGCGCGTCCAACCCCAAGAAGGACATCTTGCTGATGCTGTCGCTCTACAAGGCCGGCAAGTTGAAGCTCGATGAGCTGATCACCAACACGTACACGCTGGACGACATCAACCAGGGTTACAAGGACATGCACGACGGTAAGAACATCCGTGGCGTCATCGTCTTCTGA
- a CDS encoding protein kinase domain-containing protein yields MSQAAGSAPEAVLDLVCGPESVLPESRSRYRLISHLASGGQAEVYRAVRMSAGVASSPVTVKVFRASEGRPLIDQLRSWDKGDAVLADLNVRGIPGICRRIEGFMAGHPHPPGTLPPRGIAGVPDEVPYQVLDYLPGWALRDMVNGAYPKVEGRPVLRSLADVLLALHHPVATASPVLHMDLTPANVVVLPDGSPRLIDFTGARYDRPDYITSVAFTAKAGGPEALTGRVGPAYDVHGFGAIAYFLVTGQLPREVAESTVVSGPEMPRARWSILKPAAALDSAPKLREHLLQPLMDQPGDRPLTTDLPEWVDRLAELAAAYPISGGLATWAGGRRSVRGSARVTSGAGAGAAAASFVATVPAIVKPADSAAAAKPPTAKASAAVAPTVPRAEPVNGTRVDIARPPETRGQARGASKVPVAPQPPQQPPTLDEPAAPPPESRRSYGPKRGRLLSILGGVFLGVCYMIWAAVTALNTVTGASRTDTQTLTTELGVAAVLALVAAIVPFWMCRLVGRLLLGWRQRRGALPSHLIGTAFSVLSGITFLSATPAVHIPFLN; encoded by the coding sequence ATGTCCCAGGCGGCGGGTTCCGCGCCGGAAGCAGTGCTCGACCTGGTCTGCGGACCGGAGAGCGTGCTGCCGGAGTCCCGGTCGCGCTACCGGCTGATCTCGCATCTGGCCTCCGGCGGCCAGGCCGAGGTCTATCGCGCGGTACGGATGTCGGCCGGGGTCGCCTCCAGCCCGGTCACGGTCAAGGTGTTCCGGGCCAGCGAGGGCCGGCCGCTGATCGACCAGCTGCGGTCCTGGGACAAGGGCGACGCGGTGCTCGCCGACCTGAACGTGCGGGGCATCCCCGGCATCTGCCGGCGGATCGAGGGCTTCATGGCCGGCCATCCGCATCCGCCGGGGACGCTGCCGCCGCGCGGCATCGCCGGTGTGCCGGACGAGGTGCCGTACCAGGTGCTCGACTACCTGCCTGGCTGGGCCCTGCGCGACATGGTCAACGGCGCGTACCCGAAGGTCGAAGGCCGTCCGGTGTTGCGCAGCCTGGCCGACGTGCTGCTCGCCCTGCACCATCCGGTCGCGACCGCCAGTCCGGTGCTGCACATGGACCTGACGCCGGCCAACGTGGTCGTCCTGCCGGACGGCAGCCCGCGGCTGATCGACTTCACCGGTGCGCGTTACGACCGGCCTGACTACATCACCTCGGTCGCCTTCACCGCCAAGGCCGGTGGTCCGGAGGCGCTGACCGGCCGGGTCGGTCCGGCCTACGACGTGCACGGCTTCGGGGCTATCGCATACTTCCTGGTCACCGGACAGCTGCCGCGCGAGGTCGCGGAGAGCACCGTGGTGTCCGGACCGGAGATGCCGCGCGCGCGGTGGTCGATCCTGAAGCCGGCGGCCGCGCTGGACTCCGCGCCGAAGCTGCGCGAGCACCTGCTGCAGCCGCTGATGGACCAGCCGGGCGACCGGCCGCTGACCACCGACCTGCCGGAGTGGGTCGACCGGCTCGCCGAGCTGGCGGCCGCGTATCCGATCTCCGGTGGCCTGGCGACCTGGGCCGGTGGCCGGCGCTCCGTACGCGGCTCGGCGCGGGTCACCAGCGGTGCCGGAGCCGGCGCCGCCGCGGCGTCGTTCGTCGCGACCGTGCCGGCGATCGTCAAGCCGGCCGACAGCGCGGCCGCCGCGAAGCCGCCGACGGCGAAGGCGAGCGCGGCGGTGGCGCCGACGGTGCCTCGGGCGGAGCCGGTGAACGGCACGCGGGTCGACATCGCGCGGCCGCCGGAGACGCGCGGACAGGCGCGTGGTGCCTCGAAGGTGCCGGTGGCGCCTCAGCCGCCTCAGCAACCGCCGACCCTGGACGAGCCGGCCGCCCCGCCGCCGGAGTCGCGCCGGTCGTACGGTCCCAAGCGCGGCCGGCTGCTGTCCATCCTCGGCGGCGTGTTCCTCGGCGTCTGCTACATGATCTGGGCCGCGGTGACCGCGTTGAACACCGTCACCGGCGCGTCGCGCACGGACACGCAGACGCTCACCACCGAGCTCGGCGTGGCCGCCGTGCTGGCGCTGGTGGCCGCGATCGTGCCGTTCTGGATGTGCCGGCTGGTCGGCCGGCTGTTGCTCGGCTGGCGCCAGCGCCGCGGCGCGCTGCCGTCGCACCTGATCGGCACCGCGTTCTCGGTGCTGAGCGGCATCACCTTCCTGTCCGCGACGCCGGCCGTACACATTCCTTTCCTCAACTGA
- a CDS encoding DUF5130 family protein gives MTEDNPVPVQVTESGETVTPPINESKDISDPEPGESPFNSRQLIRIDEALTAADRESGLTFSVYVGALAENTREDAFRLHDELPDPAKSVLIAISPDQQKVEIVTGSGAALRIPDRICALAALSMTAAFAGGDLTAGIVTGLRMLADHTKGS, from the coding sequence GTGACCGAGGACAACCCGGTTCCCGTACAGGTGACCGAGTCCGGTGAGACCGTCACCCCACCGATCAACGAGTCCAAGGACATCTCCGACCCGGAGCCGGGGGAGAGCCCGTTCAACTCGCGGCAACTCATCCGCATCGACGAGGCCCTGACCGCCGCCGACCGCGAGTCCGGCCTGACCTTCAGCGTCTACGTCGGTGCCTTGGCGGAGAACACGCGCGAAGACGCCTTCCGCCTGCACGACGAGCTGCCCGACCCAGCCAAGTCGGTCCTCATCGCCATCTCACCCGACCAGCAGAAGGTCGAAATCGTCACCGGCTCCGGCGCCGCCCTCCGTATTCCCGACCGGATCTGCGCACTGGCCGCCCTGTCGATGACCGCCGCCTTCGCCGGCGGAGACTTGACCGCCGGGATCGTGACCGGCTTGCGGATGTTGGCTGACCACACCAAAGGCAGCTAA
- the pepN gene encoding aminopeptidase N, giving the protein MPGSNLTRVEARERADLLAVDSYQVWLDLTDGAGNPGQRTFRTRTEVRFTARTSGASTFVDLLADKIHSATLNGQPVDVSAYDPQDGIQLTGLRADNVLVVDADGLYTNTGEGLHRFVDPVDDEVYLYSQFETADAKRVYTCFDQPDLKATFSFHVTAPAHWRVFSNAAPESSEPTAEGAQTVHFATTKRISPYITAIVAGPYEGVTDTHDGIDLGIFCRASLVQYLDGDNLLDLTRKGFDWYHEQFGFRYPFGKYDQIFCPEYNAGAMENAGCVTILEDYVFRSKPVEYTLERRCTTVLHEMAHMWFGDLVTMRWWDDLWLNESFAELASALCQSEIDSPFAEVAWTSFENIEKSWGYRQDQLPSTHPIASDIPDVQAVEVNFDGITYAKGAAVLRQLMAYVGREEFMRGMRTYFERHAFGNATLADLLGVLSEVSGRELDTWSQKWLQTSQVNIIRPEIELEADGTYRAVSLRQEAPADHPTLRPHRLALGLYDFADGDFQLREQVELDVDGELTPVPQLAGKTQPDLLLVNDGGLTYTKIRLDERSLRTVVEHIAEMSDPLARSLCWQAAWDMVRDAEMPARDYATMVLRGMPTETVSSLILDGIRNINLVLGQYCEPAWSLQGWKALNRTALATMRSVEPGSDAQLQWTRVADDTSWAGGEESIAEIRGLLDGTVTVEGLKVDPDLRWHLLQGLASAGAVGEAEIAAELERDATATGQRKAANARASIPTAEAKAAAWRLAVEEDGAPNAIIEATIMGFWHPGQLELLRPYADRYFAEVADVWRRRTSETAQNVVIGMFPRLLVEQSTLDAADAFLADPELPPALRRLVAEQRDGVRRALAARERDGKAG; this is encoded by the coding sequence GTGCCAGGAAGCAACCTCACCCGCGTGGAGGCCCGTGAGCGCGCCGATCTGCTTGCGGTCGATTCCTATCAGGTGTGGCTGGATCTGACCGACGGCGCCGGCAATCCCGGCCAGCGGACGTTCCGGACTCGCACCGAGGTTCGGTTCACCGCACGGACCTCAGGTGCATCGACCTTCGTCGACCTGCTCGCCGACAAGATCCACTCGGCCACTCTCAACGGCCAGCCGGTGGACGTGTCGGCGTACGACCCGCAGGACGGCATCCAGCTGACCGGTCTGCGGGCCGACAACGTCCTCGTGGTGGACGCCGACGGCCTCTACACCAACACCGGCGAGGGCCTGCACCGGTTCGTCGATCCGGTCGACGACGAGGTCTATCTCTACAGCCAGTTCGAGACCGCGGACGCCAAGCGGGTCTACACCTGCTTCGACCAGCCCGACCTGAAGGCGACCTTCAGCTTCCACGTCACCGCGCCGGCGCACTGGCGGGTCTTCTCCAACGCCGCGCCGGAAAGCTCCGAGCCGACGGCCGAAGGCGCGCAGACCGTGCATTTCGCGACCACCAAACGGATCTCGCCGTACATCACGGCGATCGTTGCCGGACCGTACGAAGGTGTCACCGACACGCACGACGGCATCGACCTGGGCATCTTCTGCCGCGCATCGCTGGTGCAGTATCTGGACGGCGACAACCTGCTCGACCTCACCCGCAAGGGCTTCGACTGGTATCACGAGCAGTTCGGTTTCCGTTATCCGTTTGGAAAGTACGACCAGATCTTCTGCCCGGAATACAACGCCGGCGCGATGGAAAACGCCGGCTGCGTGACGATCCTGGAGGACTACGTCTTCCGGTCGAAACCGGTCGAGTACACGCTCGAGCGCCGCTGCACGACCGTGCTGCACGAGATGGCGCACATGTGGTTCGGCGACCTGGTCACCATGCGCTGGTGGGACGACCTGTGGCTGAACGAGTCGTTCGCGGAGCTGGCCTCGGCGCTGTGCCAGTCGGAGATCGACTCGCCGTTCGCCGAGGTCGCCTGGACCTCGTTCGAGAACATCGAGAAGTCGTGGGGTTACCGGCAGGACCAGCTGCCCTCGACGCATCCGATCGCCAGCGACATCCCGGACGTGCAAGCCGTCGAGGTCAACTTCGACGGCATCACCTACGCGAAGGGTGCCGCGGTGTTGCGGCAGCTGATGGCGTACGTGGGACGTGAGGAGTTCATGCGCGGCATGCGCACGTACTTCGAGCGGCACGCCTTCGGCAACGCGACGCTGGCCGACCTGCTCGGCGTGTTGTCCGAGGTGTCCGGCCGGGAGCTGGACACCTGGTCGCAGAAGTGGCTGCAGACCAGCCAGGTCAACATCATCCGGCCGGAGATCGAGCTGGAGGCCGACGGGACGTATCGCGCCGTGTCGCTGCGGCAGGAGGCGCCGGCCGACCATCCGACGCTGCGGCCGCACCGGCTGGCGCTGGGCCTCTACGACTTCGCCGACGGCGACTTCCAGCTGCGCGAGCAGGTGGAGCTGGACGTGGACGGCGAGCTGACGCCGGTGCCGCAGCTGGCCGGCAAGACGCAGCCGGACCTGTTGCTGGTCAACGACGGCGGCCTCACCTACACCAAGATCCGGCTCGACGAGCGGTCGCTGCGTACCGTCGTGGAGCACATCGCCGAGATGAGCGACCCGCTGGCCAGGTCGCTGTGCTGGCAGGCCGCCTGGGACATGGTCCGCGACGCCGAGATGCCGGCACGCGACTATGCCACGATGGTGCTGCGCGGCATGCCGACCGAGACGGTGTCGTCGCTGATCCTGGACGGCATCCGCAACATCAACCTGGTGCTCGGCCAATACTGCGAGCCCGCCTGGTCGCTGCAGGGCTGGAAGGCGCTCAACCGTACGGCCCTGGCCACCATGCGGTCGGTCGAGCCGGGCAGCGACGCTCAGCTGCAGTGGACCCGGGTCGCCGACGACACGTCATGGGCCGGCGGCGAGGAGTCGATCGCCGAGATCCGCGGCCTGCTCGACGGCACGGTCACCGTTGAAGGCCTCAAGGTCGACCCCGATCTGCGGTGGCACCTGCTGCAGGGCCTGGCCAGCGCCGGCGCGGTCGGCGAGGCGGAGATCGCCGCCGAGCTGGAACGCGACGCCACCGCCACCGGCCAACGCAAGGCCGCCAACGCCCGCGCGTCGATCCCCACCGCCGAGGCCAAGGCCGCCGCCTGGCGGCTCGCCGTCGAGGAGGACGGCGCTCCCAACGCCATCATCGAGGCGACGATCATGGGATTCTGGCACCCCGGCCAGCTCGAACTCCTCCGCCCCTACGCCGACAGGTACTTCGCCGAAGTCGCCGACGTCTGGCGGCGCCGTACGTCCGAGACCGCGCAGAACGTCGTCATCGGCATGTTCCCGCGTCTACTGGTCGAACAGTCCACATTGGACGCCGCGGATGCGTTTTTGGCTGATCCCGAACTGCCGCCAGCGTTGCGGCGGTTGGTAGCGGAGCAGCGGGATGGGGTCAGGCGAGCGCTGGCGGCTCGGGAGCGGGACGGCAAGGCGGGGTGA
- a CDS encoding DsbA family protein, producing the protein MSTPTTEAPVIADFWFDPLCPWAWMTSRWMLEVEKVRPVTTRFHVMSLSVLNEGRDDLPEQYRDGIAKGWGPVRVGIAVEQRLGSDALRDYYTAIGTRIHPGGQNLFAEGTDVSVKDVIASALADAGLPADLVDAADDTGLDEAVRKSHHEGMDPVGMDVGTPVIHVPGSDGKTIAFFGPVVTPAPKGELAAQLWDGTLMVAGVPGFYEIKRTRTIGPIFD; encoded by the coding sequence GTGTCGACACCGACAACAGAGGCTCCGGTCATCGCAGACTTCTGGTTCGACCCGCTTTGTCCATGGGCCTGGATGACGTCCCGGTGGATGCTGGAGGTGGAGAAGGTCCGTCCGGTGACGACCAGGTTCCACGTGATGAGCCTGTCCGTGCTCAACGAGGGCCGCGATGACCTGCCGGAGCAGTACCGGGACGGCATCGCGAAGGGGTGGGGGCCGGTACGCGTCGGCATCGCGGTCGAGCAGCGGCTCGGGTCGGACGCGCTGCGCGACTATTACACCGCCATCGGCACGCGCATCCACCCGGGCGGCCAGAACCTGTTCGCCGAAGGCACCGATGTCTCCGTCAAGGACGTGATCGCCAGCGCGCTGGCCGATGCCGGACTTCCGGCGGATCTGGTCGACGCGGCCGACGACACGGGCCTGGACGAGGCCGTACGCAAGTCGCACCACGAAGGCATGGACCCGGTCGGCATGGACGTCGGCACGCCGGTCATCCACGTGCCGGGATCCGACGGCAAGACGATCGCCTTCTTCGGACCGGTGGTGACGCCGGCGCCCAAGGGCGAGCTGGCCGCGCAGCTGTGGGACGGCACGCTGATGGTCGCCGGAGTGCCTGGCTTCTACGAGATCAAGCGCACTCGTACGATCGGTCCTATCTTCGACTAA
- a CDS encoding DUF1015 family protein, with the protein MSTQRPVAAISQGWVSAGGTGAPNYDEFATDSEITTIVRDNPRSALAVEMPHRAPEAVRDGLDFAASLEAAAQRLAAQKADGTYERVEDFVAPYRITDGDEVSYGVFAAVATDQISTRADEPGLVVRNEDVFPAKVVERTQLTRRLGTLLSPVLLIQTAQGDQLKGALIEAMQSDPVVSDVDAAGRRHEIWVTGDERLLAFAGAGELVVADGNHRSLSAQQAGLERFLAVITTPDSVRIAPYDRLIREWDTDLPSVLERLADNGVGVRESASGPVVPPAGVAILYAAGKTYELTLPASGGGVADRLDHAVIERVFFGQVLGMSADDKRISYVGGDYGPSWLAAEVDTGSGVAAVLVSPVSVDDFVSVNLAREKMPRKSTWFVPKARAGLVLADVR; encoded by the coding sequence GTGAGCACTCAGCGGCCGGTCGCGGCGATCAGTCAGGGGTGGGTGTCGGCGGGCGGCACAGGTGCGCCCAACTACGACGAGTTCGCCACCGATTCCGAGATCACCACGATCGTCCGCGACAATCCGCGCTCGGCGCTGGCCGTCGAGATGCCGCACCGCGCGCCGGAGGCGGTGCGGGACGGCCTGGACTTCGCCGCATCGCTGGAGGCCGCAGCGCAGCGGCTGGCGGCGCAGAAGGCGGACGGCACGTACGAGCGCGTCGAGGACTTCGTCGCGCCTTATCGGATCACCGACGGCGACGAGGTCTCCTATGGCGTCTTCGCCGCCGTCGCGACCGACCAGATCTCGACCCGCGCCGACGAGCCGGGTTTGGTGGTACGCAACGAGGACGTGTTTCCGGCGAAGGTCGTGGAGCGTACGCAGCTGACGCGGCGGCTCGGCACGCTGCTGTCGCCGGTGCTGCTGATCCAGACCGCGCAGGGTGACCAGCTCAAAGGCGCGCTGATCGAGGCGATGCAGAGCGATCCGGTGGTGTCCGACGTCGACGCGGCCGGCCGGCGGCACGAGATCTGGGTGACCGGTGACGAGCGACTGCTCGCCTTCGCCGGTGCCGGCGAGCTGGTCGTCGCCGACGGCAACCACCGGAGCCTGTCCGCGCAGCAGGCCGGCCTGGAGCGCTTCCTGGCCGTCATCACGACGCCCGACTCGGTGCGGATCGCGCCATACGACCGGCTGATTCGCGAGTGGGACACCGACCTGCCGTCCGTGCTGGAGAGGCTGGCCGACAACGGCGTCGGCGTACGCGAGTCGGCGAGCGGACCCGTCGTGCCGCCCGCCGGTGTCGCGATCCTTTACGCGGCGGGGAAAACGTACGAGCTGACGCTGCCGGCGAGCGGCGGCGGCGTCGCCGACCGGCTGGACCACGCCGTCATCGAGCGGGTGTTTTTCGGCCAGGTGCTTGGCATGTCCGCGGACGACAAGCGGATCAGCTATGTCGGTGGGGACTACGGCCCGTCGTGGCTGGCGGCCGAGGTGGACACCGGCTCCGGGGTCGCCGCGGTCCTGGTGTCGCCGGTCTCGGTCGACGACTTCGTGTCGGTCAACCTGGCCCGCGAGAAGATGCCGCGCAAGAGCACCTGGTTTGTCCCGAAGGCCCGGGCCGGGCTCGTGTTGGCGGACGTACGCTGA
- a CDS encoding PadR family transcriptional regulator, translating into MPSDLTPAELTLLGLLVEKPRHGYELEEVIAERGMREWTEIGFSSIYYLLAKLRSKGLIADVPGHGRRRVYEPTADGVSACAAAAEAAVAELRPLFPPLLVGLASQPVVPPERFAAALDQRATALADRIAAVSKAAKGDVPQFVRAIFDYALGQLRAEQRWLSDYRQEIR; encoded by the coding sequence ATGCCGTCAGATCTGACGCCGGCCGAGCTGACCCTCCTCGGTCTGCTTGTGGAGAAGCCGCGGCACGGTTACGAGCTGGAGGAGGTCATCGCCGAGCGCGGCATGCGCGAGTGGACCGAGATCGGCTTCAGCTCGATCTACTACCTGCTGGCGAAACTACGGTCCAAAGGGTTGATCGCCGACGTGCCGGGACACGGCCGCCGCCGGGTGTACGAGCCGACCGCTGACGGAGTCAGTGCCTGCGCCGCTGCCGCCGAGGCGGCGGTCGCCGAGCTTCGTCCGCTGTTTCCGCCGCTGCTGGTCGGCCTGGCCAGCCAGCCGGTCGTGCCGCCCGAGCGGTTCGCCGCGGCCCTCGACCAACGTGCCACGGCGTTGGCCGACCGCATCGCGGCGGTCAGCAAGGCCGCCAAAGGTGACGTGCCGCAGTTCGTACGCGCGATCTTCGACTACGCGCTCGGCCAGCTGCGCGCCGAGCAGAGGTGGCTTTCCGACTATCGTCAGGAGATCCGATGA